The window gccaggagaatgaatgaaggagaatcGACTACTAATGaccctccatccaacaatgcttcagtcgagggggagccaagctcacaagtcaaGGGGGatccaagctcacatgtcgagggggagccaagttctacatCTCCAACCGAAGGTCCCTCTCCAACCGAAGGCGCTTCAACGCCTGCAAGTCCAGCttcacaagaaacccctgaacctcaagtttctcaaagctcatcaatagagggggagcatgatgatatgacgcttgactacgatagccaatctgagccagaagaaatgatcaatgctgatctagacccaacctttgatccaaattaccctcctcttaccaaatggaccagagatcatcctatctctcaagtggttggtgatctatctgaaaaggttctgacccgatcacaactgaaggcaaaacagacatccttattttcaaaggttgagttttgtatgtttaactcattcgtatcaaaagttgaaccgaagacagttaacactgccctcgataactctgattgggttcaagcaatgcaagacgaactgaacgaatttgaaaggaacaaagtctggcgcctcattccaactcctccagatgcttcggttgttggtctcaaatgggtctttaggaacaaaatggacaaggaaggtaatgttataaggaacaaggctcgtctggtggtaaagggatactgtcaggaggaagggatagactatgaagagactttcgctcctgtagctaggctggaatctgtaagaatatttcttgcttatgctgcccacaaaaactttgaagttttccaaatggacatcaagtgtgcatttcttaatggagaactcgaagaaaccgtgtatgtggagcatcctcctgggttcgtgaacgaaaagtatccaaaccattgctatattctggataaagctgtgtacggccttaaacaagctccgagagcctggtatgaaacgctaactaaatttttaaagatgtctaaattcaaacaaggttcggttaacccaaccttctttcgcaaaaaggaaggtaaccaccttatgatagttcaaatttatgtcgatgacatcatctttggctctacgaatcccagcttaacagctgaattcagaaagttgatggagactaaatttgaaatgagctcaatgggtcctattaactttttccttggtttaaatattagacagggacctgaaggcatctttatcaatcaggaagcttacacgaagactctcctagcaaagtttggtatgatgggagactcaaaagtcaaagtcccaatggcattcagcACCAAGCTAACTCTATCCCTTGACAAACCggttgtcgatatcacgctctatcgtcaaatgataggctcactaatgtatcttactgctagcaggcctgacatcatgttttctgtgtgttagtgtgctcgatttcaggcaaacccacgcgaacctcacatgcttgcagtaaagaacattttacgctatctcaagcgaaccacctccttaggtctatggtatccttccaactcaggcttcttcgttcaagcctattctgatgctgaccttggaggatgtggactcgacagaaaaagcacaactggtggctgtcaattccttgatgggaaattggtcagctggcaatccaagaaacaaacgtgtgtgtcgttgtctactgccgaagcggaatatattgccgctgcatcctgcacatcccaagttatttggatccagagtcaacttcgagactatggactcaatatgaagaagatcccactatattgtgactctgaaagtgcaattaggatctgtcataacccagtgcaacactctaaaaccaaacacatagcactgaggtatcacttcatcaaagatcacgtggaagatggaaacgtcgaagttcacttcgtaagaaccactgatcaactggctaacgtctttaccaaagctcttcctgaagcatcattcaatagaatactgcaagggctaggtatgatggaatcagagtcagtaccacacactacctctcaacctcaaacgtaagaagcgaaatcaaccgaacgttcgggttcggttaaaccatctgtctcgctcatcacttcaaaggtagtctttctttgttgtatatttcttgtacaaaattttttttgtgattaaaagtattttccaattgaatgtctaaattccttggtttcttaaaattttccaaaaccgaaacctaccgaaggttcgggttcggtttctcaaaattttccaaaaccgaaatcaaccgaacgctcgggttcggtttttcaaatttttgttgaaccgaaaccaaccgaacgctcgggttcggtttttcaaaattttctggaactgaaaccaaccgaacgctcgggttcggtttttcaactttttcccaaccgaaaccaaccgaacgttcgggttcggtttttcattttttttttccaagtttttttttaagtcttatttttttcttacttattttttttaacttattttttttatataatttattttttttaataaatctcaagaaactccaaaaatatttttttttttttgtgtgttcgttcgtttatggggatataattgataaattacttaagtgtccctagaagcatgctgctgtatgtgtcccaagcctcataagattttgaataatggccttcatgacctggtatacacaaaccttgtcttcccaataaggctaccacatttattctaatcgtgagctacctcactctcttctcacatgagataagagtttgcTGCTTGGTCCTttatttcgcagcagaggtactatgttttcttacaccatctccattacatttctccattacatttgtttcctcaacgtaacccttgagactctcagaaattaccactgaggtttatggttacacaacatctgtgtttatgatcttagtttcgtgccactacgagctgagtgaaacccaaaattcaacaccaaatctgaattgacggtgaacaattaatttgctcaagttttcaccaaagaattaacgaatgtaccttcatgaaatctcaaattttattttgtgtgattcctatgaaattgttaaacaccataacatttcttcccttgggatccaattttaaattttttttttctgagattttatatttttccaagccaatttaaaataaattcctacctacttgttcaacaggctacaccggtctcacaagtactttgttcactttctttcttatttcaagattagaatagctgaatcaaagcgaaagccacccttatttagcctaattaaaagaagcctttcaacatttattaataagtgtttgatcgtaattcaacgggaatccacactaacactttaaggtctctcttgaccttgaaggaagagattcgtgcccgggatcatcagtttcgtgtcattattgacatcacagaatatccttaaaagagttgctttatttctttttcttttacactctttgcacaaaaatctttgattttccaaaattccgttactaattattacaggctgtattattccttggtggttaattatgaagctgtggtcaaaaacaatacacgtgggtatttaattcaaaagatgtcgtttaaaaggataagacgaaaagttgctgactcggcgggagttaaacggattgaaattcaaacgacggtaaaaagggggcgcgtgtgaatttgaaacgcccatattTTTACTGAcattatggacgcgtgtgcgaaatccaagcgacatccctctggcatttaaaggcgcgtgaggatttgaaccgtttttcttctgaaacggcgcttgttgggtagcgtgatcctaggaatctgacactctctctcctacgtgatcatcgcatagaagatttgaaacgatttttctctctccaatccctcactataaaaggccgtctactctctcatttacctttttactgcttccggattttctacagagcaaaaactcccaaaaagcttcactgttcatcttcttcttctaccaccttcaacaatggcagaatcatcttccgtccatgctacatcACAAATCCTTCCCATTCGTCCGCAACAGTGCCTGGTGATCGATCTCaatcctctggcgtacgactcctacatgtcgccgatcatcgagtgcctgaagtattcCCAAATCGCCACCGCTCTCTCCAGGATCGAATCTGTGCCCATGGTGGCCCtctcgcaggtttatgcgactgcctattacgacaaagcatTCGAACGGGTGTTCTTCGAGATAGCTGAACACAAGACATCTGtttctcgacaacgtttctgcacaatgctagggttggctgtcGACCCATCAAGAATAAATccagagacgattccggttgggcatctgtataatatgttctacaatatggggtacacagaggtcctcacctccgtcgcaaagttcaaaaagtcctgcctgccgccacagtggaacgacttgtttacagtcctcttcaagggcttgtcggaacggagctcacgatccgacggtgccagtcgacttttcttgtcgatcatgtacgcagtctacaacgggattaacttggactatgggttggtcctctggcaacagctcatccagagcctttcttcatcatcacgacactctgaggtgtcgctttcccggttctggattctaatcactaagtgggtgatggacaagttcgacattcccactgctgctggtgcatcgattTCTTCtatcggtacgtttcataccaagaagatcatcgtctcggatgcatctaaattctcattcattggctctattccggagacaatgtatggagacgttccctctgacagcagactaatccggacgatcaaggaattcAGACCAAttggtcctagggaacttacaccggatatgctcaggtccatccacgatgctgacaaaccggtgaacaggggcaaaaaggcagataaagggaagcaagcgaccaaagctcctaagggtccttctcccaagaagaggaaacagcctAAAGTTGAACAGTCCCCacaaccgaagaggaggaagactcaaccgaagcgaaagcttgttattccctcttcttcaagtgaTTCTGAGGGTGAgggttcgggttcggacggctctcaaggaggcgaaacccctcaacgaggcaacacaccacctcggtcacccaccccagagatggaacttcataattcaccagttccttcacctcctccaaccattcctacttccattccgaccataatccccaataccactattccaccaacctctttccctataccaccacccattttcactactgcaaccgaaacaccaccagtaaccgaaaccccacccgtaacccaaccacctcaaaccgaaacccatacaaccaaacctacccacactcaaccaccacccgaaactaccccaccccatacTCAATCTGAACATACCcaaaccacaacacccccagcttcaccacctccACAATCTCCAGATGATGCCTCTGATGGCGATAACCCCTTTCTTGGCGGTGAtaacatgaactttgattcggtctattatagtccgtttcaggttcaaagtgatgaagaggatgatgctccagtgacaaagaagcatcttaaggagctcaacgagaaggttgacctacttctcgcctcatcttccaaccaacagtcctctcTTTCTGAAActgcacttcagaagattgttgatgccttctccagggctcaacatgattcagtagcctcagcaactgctgccattgatgcctcaaccaaagcatgtgaggcagcgaccgaaaaagtcgataaactattctccgacgcttctctcctgttgaagtccttacaggaaagcgccgacgccataaagacaactttggaaccgattgttcagcaattggcaaagtttgtctctacggagttgacctcgttcgctacacttcgccaatccctaagcgacgacaactcggcccttcgtgcctccatcgatgcgcgcctcgctaagctacaggaggatctcgcagccgaaaattcattgatggacgttctggcgagcaaaacaaccgccctcaaggtcaagagcacgcagctttcaaactcacaacaaaaacttgaagctcttcgatccgaaagggaggtcatcaaaacttgtgtttcggatgtacacgctgccttatcaaacatccttgaagcataCGATCCTATTCTCAACCATtcagtgaggcgaacccttgctgaaaagctttctcctgccatggatcttctcagcaaaatagaaggcttaccgagtttcgtgtccattccgaaacaagggggagaagagaagaagaccagatcgaaaccacctccttcctccaaagctactcacacaaccgaaccacctccgactggtcaagcttcgggttcgggtgtgaaggacaaagggaaaaacatagctgaggaagaagatgaagatgaagacaaggagaccattgctgacatgttgaaacgaaagaacagtcgcaatgtggatgatgatgttaatcgtgtggcgcgagaggctgaagaagccgaacgcaagcaaaaggaagcccacgatctcctcgagagcaggaagactctcttccctgcctggactcgggagcgcttgatcaaagaggccatagatactcccagcatcttatggctcgagccggttatctcgttcgactgcaataatactgtcgactcgcagttcgacatgccgctgactcgaaaggcgtttatcttccacgccttctcaaatatctttgaagtccctcatccaaaTGCTGAActtgatagggagctcatcgacttctatctgaaggctgctcatcctcagtatctaacttggagcgcccagaagatagtgaacgttcgggtattgaagccttacaccgaaggaaggtttataaacgttcggttcaaggtcattcgaggatctgcaagaactgcacatcatatctccctggcagatctaccgaacttaaatcctcatgattggattgtcctgcataatatccttttgactgatgaagccgaatatagtcccattatagaccatatcaaaaggatgttagtctgctacatcatggaggttgcccttatggatcaggaggtcgccacagtcttcaagaagaaaccgaagatagctcctgtgggatcggccagtgatctcaaccaaatgcaaatgggcaagatcgacccgagacgcaactcggttatgttcactagagtagaaggacataaatgtctctttgctttagctgacaaacacctttacaccactgcttgtctggagcatgtgttatcgatcatcaaaaggtgtaaagagaattcggctgatgacatcaagtacttcaacgacatgatccaatggtacatccggtttagacagacaatTCTTGctctcaccaaatgtctgtttagcaccgtgaagaagaaggtacctgcttcagctgctggcccaagtaacaagtgaaggtctcgctccaattgatgcaaagggggagattgttgggctgaagattattttgaagattgcgtcatttgggctcggctgtttATAAGTTtagtttgtattccggtttgggcctgtccaaccgagagcccattatgtttattatataagtatatgcttgcatgcatattaggttaacgatttcagcgattcatctagagcataacgatagtatttccagatttccttaatcgttcttgtaacctaccaatcctctacagttgatgttcttaatcgagctcttctggggattttgtttaatcattcgacacgtttggttcactcttgtctcgttcttattttcgtgttcttacagtttttataattaattacctgtttaagatctaatcgatcttcatagattaaaagttttaatctcatcagggAATATGGTTTTATCCCGGATAAAAGCAATTTGGATAGATTGAAATGTAAATTATGTGGAAAAACGTTTGGCGGTGGGATTACTAGAATGAAACAACATATTGCTCATGTGAAGGGGAACGTATCTTCATGTCCAAATTCTACAAAAGATGATCAATTGAAATGTCGAAATTCTATTAATGAAGGGAAGTTAAAAAATAAAGCTTAAAAAATGCAAGATGAGGACTTAAGATCAGAGGTGAGACAAGAATTTAATGATCGCGTGGATGGAGTAGAAGCTTCTTTGGGGTTGAAAGCACCAAATGTTATAGGCCCCATGGATTGTTTTGCAAACATAATAAACCCCGAAGAAGCATTGAATGCAAGAAAAGGAAAAAATGTTGATCTTAACAATGTTGTCCGGAAAGAAAGAATATTAACGGTCCATAAATACATTAGTAGGTGGGCCTATGAGAGTGCGATTCCTTTTCATGCATTTGAAAGGGGTAGCTTCAAAATGATGTTGGAGGTTGTTGGACAATTTGGAAACGGGCTTCCACCTCCTAGTAGATATGCTTTGAGTGGCACACTTTTAAAGCATGAGGTTGAAAGAACAAAAAAGTTGTTGAAAGAAAACGAACAAGAATGGAAAGAGGATGGATGCTCGATTATGACAGATGCTTGGTCCGATCGAAAGAGGAGGAGTATTATGAATTTATGTGTTAATTCGAAGATGGATACTGTTTTTTTATCTTCAAAGATTTTTCCAACGAAGAACATACAAGCCAAAACATATTTGAGTATGTGGATTCTTGCATTCAACAAGTTGGTCACGATCATGTTGTTTAAGTTGTGACCGATAATGCCACAAATAACATGGGGGCGGCAAAGTTGCTAAAAGAGAAAAGACCATCTATTTTTTGGACATCATGTGCAACACATACAATTAACCTTATGCTTGAAGGTTTGTACATTATTTTGTTTACTTGttgtatttattatatttattacttTATTTCGTTTTAGAATGTTTATTTTCTAcaatattttgttatttaattgtGTTTATTTCTTCAAGGTGTCGGAGCACTCCCAAGGTTTAAAAAAATCCTATATCAAGCAAAGAAACTAACCATATTCATTTACGCTCACCACAAAACCTTGGCGATGATGAGAAGCTACACCAACAAAAGGGAAATTATCCGACCAGGAGTCACGAGATTTGCTTCCGCCTTCCTAACATTACAAAGTTTGGCTGAAAAAAAGGAGCAACTCAGACATATGTTTTCTAACACCCAATGGGAGGAATGTAAATTTTCCAGTAAGCCTAAAGGGATTGCCTCGTATAAAACGGTGTCAAGTCTCCAATTTTGGTCCGGTGTGACACAATGTTTAAAGGTGTTCTCTCCTTTGGTGAAAGTCCTTCGAATGGTTGATGTGGATTGGAAGCCCTCAATGGGTTTTGTTTACGGAGAGATTAAAGGTGCAAAAGAATAAATTATCAAATCATTGGGTGGTAACGAGAAAGCTTACAAGCCTATTATAGATATCATAGACAAAAAAATGAAAGGTCGTCTAGATTCAAGTTTACATTTAACGTCGTATATTTTGATTCCGTATTATCATTATATGGATCCAAATATCCAATATGATCCCGATATAATGAATGGCGTTCTTGATTTTTTTGATACAATACTTCGTGGAAATTTTGAGATGCAAAGGCAAGTCGTGACTATTGACTTGCCAAAGTACAAGAAAAAAGTTGATAGATTTGGTTGCGATCTTGCAATTAAACATTGTGCGGTGAACGATGCCGAGTTCGATCCGGGTActtcattttatttttagttatctattttataaattttttatatttatcgATTAATAATGTGTCTTTGTTTCAAAAATTATAGCTAGTTGGTGGGGACTATTTGGTGGCACAACTCCTCATTTGACAAAGATTGCAATGTGGATTCTTTCTTTAACTAGTAGTTCATCAGGTTGTAAAAAGAATTGGAGCACGTTTGAGGGGGTTAGCAACATAAactattaaatttatattttaaaaaatttaaatattaatcacATTTCAACTCTTTGTTATGTTCATATTTCTAGGTACATACaaaaaaacgaaatagattagaGACAAGCAAATTGAACAATCTTGTTTTTGTTCAATTCAATGCTAATTTAATGGAAAAAAACCAAAAGAGAAAAGATAGAACTATGGAAGTGCTATTAGCAAATCATTCACACTCGGCTCAAGAATGGATTGTTGATTGTGATAAGCATGATGTAGTTGAAGAAGACCCCGAAACGGTTAATGAAGCTCTAGCAACCGATGATAGTGAAGCTCCCCGAGAAAGTTCAAGAATGAGGGAACTTTTCGATGAAGATTTTGAGTCTG of the Lactuca sativa cultivar Salinas chromosome 6, Lsat_Salinas_v11, whole genome shotgun sequence genome contains:
- the LOC111895205 gene encoding uncharacterized protein LOC111895205, yielding MKGRLDSSLHLTSYILIPYYHYMDPNIQYDPDIMNGVLDFFDTILRGNFEMQRQVVTIDLPKYKKKVDRFGCDLAIKHCAVNDAEFDPASWWGLFGGTTPHLTKIAMWILSLTSSSSGCKKNWSTFEGVHTKKRNRLETSKLNNLVFVQFNANLMEKNQKRKDRTMEVLLANHSHSAQEWIVDCDKHDVVEEDPETVNEALATDDSEAPRESSRMRELFDEDFESESEEEVLEEDEYKFDGVQIMEDNLD